The Kryptolebias marmoratus isolate JLee-2015 linkage group LG1, ASM164957v2, whole genome shotgun sequence sequence CCTGTCCTTAGAAACTTATAAACTTATTGAGATGTGTTGCGGTCATCTAATTCAAAATTACCAGATatatttcttagtttcaacatttaatgtttattatgttctaCTGTGGATAAAATacggatttatgagatttgcagattATTGCGTTCTGCTGTttctatttaaattttacacatgGTCCCAACTTTTTGTTGGAATTGGGGTTCTTCAAATcttaaacaaacactttcatgTTGCACATAGCAGAGCAAATGGATGACtaatttgttatttctgttactgtttttttttttttttttttttttttagcaaatctgctgaaaacaaagcagTGTTTTAAGACCAAGCACAACCGTTGCACCatttctgtgcttgtgtgtgtgtgtgtgtgtgtgtgtgtttgccacACAGCCCTTGGAGAAGCTGATTCGTCTTCTAAATCTGGAGACAATTAGTGGCTGGAACGGGAAGCGAAATGCCAGAGCCAGTGAGAGCGTAAGCCTGAGGAAGATTCCTGCAACACGATGGTGTGTTGACAGGAAAGAAAATAGAAGGGagatttatttctctctttatcTTCTCCCTTCTTTCTGAACTATGTAGAACATGTAGAGCAGATGATTTTGGTGAAGGATGGGTGGAATTAACCCATGATAGGCTGACACATTAACACCTCAGTGATCTGCTGTGTCTGTCCGGTTAGAGAACAAGATGGCCTCTGATTTGAAGCTCATGAGCTCAGATCCATACTGTCATgtgccccctcccctcccctcccacctTCCTTGTATCAGACACACAGAAACTCACGCACATAATCCCTGGAAGAGTTAAGCTTTGACCCTCAGCTAGCTCATACTGGCTTCCTGTGCATCAGATCAGGAACATGCGGCGTATGGAGTGCTCATGTCTGTAAATGCAATAAACCAAACCACCAAATCCACCCAGGCTGAGGGTCAGAGGACAAGAAACATGTTAGAAGAGAAGGATGAAACATGCAAATGAATATTATGTTATTAAAGATAAACACACTCTGCTCTGTTTAGGTGGGTTAGGTCTCTGAAGATGGTAACTTATGGCTCCTTTAACTCACACACCAGCCTCTGCTCATGTCCGctgtcagcacacacacacacacacacagagaaacccaCAGTCCAGTGTTGTTCCTGCCAGAGGTGGAAGTTATCCATCACATTTTCATCCCCCTCTTTGCGGAGCCCCTCACGCTCACCTCGTCTCCTCTCATCACATCTGCCGAAACGTTTCTCACACTCCCAGCCTCGCAAGTGTTCCTCGTGCAAAAAGTGCCTCACACGTTACTGTGAGGTCATGATGCTGCGCTTCCAAATCCAGACATCACTTCAAACTTAAAGATGAAGCTCCTGAAGCTTGCAAGTGCGTTGAACACCTCAGGGTTGTGATTTGTGGACTTTAACTAAGACCGCTTCTTTGATTATTAATACATTAACATTATCAGAATATGTATTTTgttatatatgtaaaaaatatatcttaGCCAACTgtacaaaaccaaaaaatgctcaaatatttattattaatcaactgttaatgcaaaaaaacaacaaaaaaacaatcacttaATCATGTTTAAGCTTTTTAAACTCAGCATCATTCTATTTTTCTCTACATCAGATTCCtgttatttttgtcagaaataaatcatcttaTGGTAGAAATGAGAATGAAAGTCTGAGCTTGGGTCCAACATTTACTGTAAGTAAGGTCAGACTTAATTTATTCTTTCTGCTCCACTTTACATGGAGCTAAGATTGTttactaaaagtaaaacttaaaacaaattcagaagTTTATGGGCTCCAAATCCTTCCAGAAGAGTGAAGTACTGAGGCTTAAAATCTTTTCCCTAAAGTACTTACAATattctaaaagtttaaatcactttttcatttgttaccAAGTCTACCATTGTCTAACAGGGGATAGACACTAGCTGCCCCTTAATCGTATTTATTAACAACCATTGCAAAAGTTTGAAGAGCTCCCAaaataattcattcattttttgtcCTCCAACCACtttataaaactgaactaaacataTGACACTCATTTATTATCATCAGTCGACCAACAGTTAACGGGTTGTTAGTAAATCgttgctgccatctagtggtttcaattcaaaacatctttttttttttttactttgatgggaaaagaaaagtttataGTCAGACAAGActatttttcctcctttaatATGTTGTTCAATAACTGTCAGGATATTTTAGCATTGCTCAgaaacaaaagttcaaaaacagaacagtttttacTTCATATTGTAAATATTAACAATctaaaaaggtctttttttatttaaacacaaaatttaaCTCTAAATAACCACAAAGAAACATGgagttttctccttttaaaagtCAACAAGTCTCCATCCTGCTGCATCTGTCTATAAACTATTTGCTTTAGCCTTGAAGCTCTTCAGAGTCTCCTTCAGCTTCTGAACGGCAGCCTCGTCCTCCTCGACAGCCTTGGAGGTGATGCGCTGCACCCGGCTGTGCAGCTCCTCCATGCACTTCTGTAGGACACAAACCACAAGACAGTGAGCAAAGAGCTGCAgtgaggttttttaaaaaaaagcttcactgCCAATAAAAGGGTATTTTGCCATTCAGTTTAGTTATTGTATTCAGTTCCTACAGAGGCATAAAGGGAACACTGGAGAGAGGGAAAGAAGAAAGCTTCTTATGTGCACgagaagctgattttaaagattTCCTTTAAGTTTAAttagttcatttgtttttcttataatAAACACGTTTTTCTGAATACCTCAGTAACTGACAGGTGGTTCGCAGCTGTGGTAAATATGGACGCCAGGTTGTTGGCGACTATTCGTCTTTCTTCGTTTGTCTCTTGCAGCACCAAGTGATaccttgagaaaaaaaagaaaagtttttaacaaGCTGAGTGGAGAGCTACTTTATTGCTCTGTTagagaaaaagatttaaaataaagctaaaaaaaattaggGATGAATCATGACTAAATGTGTGCAAAACTGTATGCCCAGCATTATCAGAAATAaggaaaaaacatcaacatgtgGAATGGTCAAGAAATTATTTAGTAAACagcagatttaacatttaactgaGGATGTAGTGAACTTTAGGTTTAAAAGAAcatatttcttttgatttatctaacaaataatttacaaaaactgattCCTAAAAGGAATAAGAAGGAAGAGCACTACTTTCAGGACCATTTGTGAATGTTCGGAGTGAATCCTTCATACAAACGTGTTACTGATAAATATACGGCTGTTTCTTACTGTTGCTGTGctgccttcagctgctgcacagCCTCGTCGTAACCATAATTAACTTTCTCCTCAAGAAGTTTGCGGTGATTTTCCACAGAGTCTATCTCCTTTGCCCAGTCCTGCTCCTCTCGGGCTAGCTCCTGCGCACATAACAAACACGGTGGATGTTAGCGCCACGTGCACAAAACAAGTTTCTTTTCAGTGAAACGacgttaaaaacaaactgtaccTGCATGTTAAATTCCAGTCGTTCGTCCAACTTGCGGATCTGCTCTCGGAGTTGCTTCAGATCATTGGACTTGTCCATTAAGTTTGAAGTCACCTGAAAGacacaaaactgtattttagagCCTCAATAAAATCTAACAAATGTACAAAAGTAGAGGAATAAAAATCTTGTTACCTGTTCGATGGACTCCTCCAGGCTGAGTTTCAAGTTGGCAAGCCGACTGTTCTCCTCCTCTACGTCACTGATCAGCTTCCTCAGAAGCATCTACGACACAAatcacaaatacacacaacacCATCATCAGATACAACTAAAACACCTTCATCGATCCAAGATACAGTTTACCTATGAATTCTCAAAGTTTCATCTAACAGGCGATGAATCAGGGGGTGTAGTTCAGTTATCTTAAACCTGACCCACATCAAAACTGTCTCCCACAACATTTTGAATACTTCTGTGAACGGGACCACCAGCTGGGAGTACCTGTATCTGGGCGTTATGCTGAACTGCACTGCTGGGTCCACATTCGAACGACCTAATCTCGAAATCGTGGCCACAAGCGTTTTCTGCAGACTGTGGTATCAGCTTGAGTTTCCGTGCCAACTTGTGGTACTCTGTCAGCTTCAACTCCGCCTGGATTTGAAAGgatcaaaaaaaacaaataaataaacggCACaagtggagcagagaaaaacgacaaaaaagtcaaatatgtGCACAAAAATTAGGGATAATACTTTCTCTTAATATACAGTAAATGAACATTGCAACACATCACAACAAACTTGTAACTAAGTACCCTGTAACACATCGGCTTGCTTTAATTACCACATAAAGTACCTTCTCTTTCCCCTTTGACAAAGCAATTTCTTCATTCCACTTATGCTGCTCAGCTTCCTCGAGAGACTTGCTGAGACCAGCGATGGTCTGCTGGAGTTCCCTTTTCTCCGCGTTGATCCTCTCGACGTCGGCTGGAGTAAACTTTTGGTTCTGCAGGAGTCGCTGAAGTTCATCCCTCTCGTGTTTCAGAGATTCCAGAAGACTGACTGAAAAAGTTACAGAGCGGGTCACAGGAGCATTTTCAGTCCCCTCATCTGACTGAAGAATCCACCTACAGCTGCTGCATTACTGAAAGAACGTGGACTCTTCTGCACTGCTGGTAATAGGACCGAGCAGGTGGATGATCCAGACTTTAGACCTGTTTTCTGCTGGGAAGCAACAGAAAACATACCAAACTAAAGATTTTTAGAAAACCAGTCTTGCCCATGTTTACCAGTTGTCTCCAGCTCATCGCTCAGTTCGGAAGCTTTGTTCTGCAGGTTGGCTTTAAAAGACTCCAGGCTGCTTCGGTAACTCTGAAGTTTCTTGAAGTCTGCCTGCAGCTTCATCTTCTCCATCCTCTTCGTCATCAGACGGTCCTGtccagagaaaaagaaaagaaacacagaacTCAGCAGCGTTAAGCACCCAACCAAAAAAAACGTCCCGGCAGAGAAATCTTCAAGGTTTTTGTcataaatgtcttatttttttttacattaggttgttttcatttaaactttgaaatgaTTTGATTAAATAACcttcacattattttaaaagttaaatgtgttCACAGGAAGGTGCATTTAGGGAGAAGTCTTACTGCCTGACTCTCTTTCTCCAGACGCTCGATCTCCTCGCTGAGGATTCTGTGCTTTTCCTCCATCGACAGCAGCAGCGCTTCATCAACATTGTAAAGCTTCTCTGTGgaaacacaagtttaaaaacacaaatttgaacTAAAACACAGAACGTGTTCATGCAAATGtatgaaattttttttaaataaaagcgtTAACAGAGTTGTGGCACTTACTGAGTTTGGAGAGGaaggcctcctcctcctcctcgaaTGTATCCTGACCCTGCATGAACTTGGCGTATGTGTCAGCTGTGCAGTCCAGGAACAGctgagtgaaaaaagaaaatgaatgggcATTAAACTTTGACTTTGACAAAAAGTGGCCGCTACAGCTCTACTGTAAATATTGATTCTAGAAGAGAAAATGACTTATAAAAAGCATAATTATGTAAGAAGTGTTTGGTTTGAGCCAGATTACCTTGCTGTACTCGGCCCCCTCCTCGATATTGTTGCCATCTTCACAGGtctcagaaaacagcagctcctGCCTGGATAAACTCCACTGTATCTAAAACAGACATTCACACAAATGAACGGACTGAAAGCATTCACTTTAACCAGCTTTGTTTTCACCCACCACCTTCCAGTTCGTTTTATTTGCTTCGCACCTTGACATTATCAATTAGCCACATGAGAGCGCCGAGGGCCTGAGGCCAGGTATGAGGAGCTCCAACTGAGTACATCGAACACTTGGAGAGCACAAACGGATACCTTTAACAAGACACGGAAAGAGAGGGAAAGAGTCAGCAAAGGCTTTtaaattctgttgttttcttcctATAATtcattgttttgaaataaacttttatattaatttttatGTTCTTCAACTTCAGCTGACCCGAATTAGGTTTTAGGAGTTCATATGATATTAAGCAATACAAATGATAGTGCCTGGATCCATAAAATCACAGCTTTCTTACCGTAAGGCTTTAAGCAGAGCTGGAACCTCTTCCTCAACTTTGGAGTTGGGCATCTCAAAGGTTGGATCAAGCTGGCGGTAAATGAACTCAAATATCTTCACAAATTCCTTGGTGGAGGGTGACTGGAGAGTTTTGGCTGACAAAGTGCCTGGGTAACCCTGTTCAGTTaggaactgaaaaaataaaaaaaaaatttaaatcaagttggacaaaacaaacaacattttttccccctaatcTTGGCAGGAAAGCAGTGAGATTAGCTTTTAATTAATagaaaaattattcaaaaacaataaaaaatgtcatgaaacaTTTGTAGAGGACAGTCTAGTAACTGTACCTCTGAATGTAGAACTAAAGCTGATCAAGATTTATGAAAAAAG is a genomic window containing:
- the ndc80 gene encoding kinetochore protein NDC80 homolog isoform X2, whose protein sequence is MERKLSRAGSSRAVSEMPMRVQDNNRTSMYTTPQSKLPSFGKLSMSKPASVTSEKRTSFFGARTSGAGMPRSSMVSGFGGTEKIKDARPLHDKSFVQQCIRQLHEFLTEQGYPGTLSAKTLQSPSTKEFVKIFEFIYRQLDPTFEMPNSKVEEEVPALLKALRYPFVLSKCSMYSVGAPHTWPQALGALMWLIDNVKIQWSLSRQELLFSETCEDGNNIEEGAEYSKLFLDCTADTYAKFMQGQDTFEEEEEAFLSKLKKLYNVDEALLLSMEEKHRILSEEIERLEKESQADRLMTKRMEKMKLQADFKKLQSYRSSLESFKANLQNKASELSDELETTVSLLESLKHERDELQRLLQNQKFTPADVERINAEKRELQQTIAGLSKSLEEAEQHKWNEEIALSKGKEKAELKLTEYHKLARKLKLIPQSAENACGHDFEIRSFECGPSSAVQHNAQIQMLLRKLISDVEEENSRLANLKLSLEESIEQVTSNLMDKSNDLKQLREQIRKLDERLEFNMQELAREEQDWAKEIDSVENHRKLLEEKVNYGYDEAVQQLKAAQQQYHLVLQETNEERRIVANNLASIFTTAANHLSVTEKCMEELHSRVQRITSKAVEEDEAAVQKLKETLKSFKAKANSL
- the ndc80 gene encoding kinetochore protein NDC80 homolog isoform X1 — its product is MERRKLSRAGSSRAVSEMPMRVQDNNRTSMYTTPQSKLPSFGKLSMSKPASVTSEKRTSFFGARTSGAGMPRSSMVSGFGGTEKIKDARPLHDKSFVQQCIRQLHEFLTEQGYPGTLSAKTLQSPSTKEFVKIFEFIYRQLDPTFEMPNSKVEEEVPALLKALRYPFVLSKCSMYSVGAPHTWPQALGALMWLIDNVKIQWSLSRQELLFSETCEDGNNIEEGAEYSKLFLDCTADTYAKFMQGQDTFEEEEEAFLSKLKKLYNVDEALLLSMEEKHRILSEEIERLEKESQADRLMTKRMEKMKLQADFKKLQSYRSSLESFKANLQNKASELSDELETTVSLLESLKHERDELQRLLQNQKFTPADVERINAEKRELQQTIAGLSKSLEEAEQHKWNEEIALSKGKEKAELKLTEYHKLARKLKLIPQSAENACGHDFEIRSFECGPSSAVQHNAQIQMLLRKLISDVEEENSRLANLKLSLEESIEQVTSNLMDKSNDLKQLREQIRKLDERLEFNMQELAREEQDWAKEIDSVENHRKLLEEKVNYGYDEAVQQLKAAQQQYHLVLQETNEERRIVANNLASIFTTAANHLSVTEKCMEELHSRVQRITSKAVEEDEAAVQKLKETLKSFKAKANSL